The DNA segment TTTAAAAGTTTCCGTCAGTCGGTTTAGAAGCCCTCTTTGATGAGCCGGATTTTTGTGGAACGTATCAATATTGGTTCCCATCAGGCTTGAAATATTGAAATTGCTTAATTGTTTTCGAATATCGCTTTCTGCGGTTCCAAACATATCTCTGATTGCCTTGTTCATATAGACAATGTTAAAATTTCGATCCGCCATCATGATATTTGTTGTTACATTGTCGACGGCGGTTCGCATTCTTAGAAATTCTTGTTCCAGCTTTGTTATCACAGTCATTCTCGATCTGCTAAACCACCAAAGCAGTAGAATGAATAAAATCGAAAGAATTGAATATGTTAAAACCGAAATCAAAAACCGGTTATCCTCGCTTGGATTTACAGGAGGGGCTTCCGTGTTTTTTAAAAGTTGTTTGAGAACATCGTTTCGAGATTCGCGAAACGAAATAAGATCGTTAAAAAAATCGAATTTTGTTAGACTGGAAACGTCTTTTTTAAAATCTGGGGAAGACGATATTTTTTCTCGAAGATCAACAGTCGAGGCAACCAAGATGACGATTTTCTTTTCAAATTGTTTCGTATCCACTTCCTCGCCGTATAAGGATACGTTTTTTCTGAGATTTTTTAAAATCACTTCAACGTCTTCCAAATTAGAGATAAGAATTTTCTGATCCTTACCCTGCGAAAGATTTAAAGTGAATTCGGATATGGATTCTTCGCTTTTTAGAAACGACTCGTTTAAAGATTGAACCGTTTGCAGCAAATTGGAGCTTGTCGATTGAGTGGTCAAACTTGGAATTTGCAAATTTTCCACGAATTGAAATAATAAACCGTTTAAAAACAGAATAAACCCTATTAAAATTCCTATATTGTTTCGAAACATCTCATTTCTCCAAATTCTGAAAGTATAATTCCATTTTCAAAGATCGATCAAAAATCATAAAACGGTCTCAAATCTATATTAAAATCAAAATAATTGTCAATTTATTTTTATAAACAATAAATCATTATATGCAAATCTACTAATTTATTTTATGCAATTTCCCCGGTTTTCGTAAGATCGTGTTCTTTGACAAGTCCGTATAAACCGGGTACGTCCAGAATAAACGCGATTTCACCGCTTCCTAAAATGGAAGTCCCGCTAAAACATTTTACATTTTTAAAAATTTCAGACATAGGACGAATTACGGATTGTACCTCACCCTGGAGTTCGTTTACGATAACTCCAAACGATTTGTCTTCGTATTCTAAAATTAGTATATTCTCCTTATCGTGTCCGTTCGAATTTAGGGACAAAAGTCCAGAAAGGTGAAGTACCGGCAAAAGTTCTCCTCTCAAATTCATAGTACTGGAAAAAGATCCGTTAAATGCAACCTCGGATTTTACAGTCTCACGAACTATTTGCATCGGAACAATAAAATACGTTTGAGAAGCTTTGACCAAAAAGCCGTCTATGATCGCAAGAGTTAAGGGCAAACGAATAAAAAAAGAACTGCCTTGGTCTTTTACACTTTGGACTTGAACAGAACCTCTTAAGGATTCGATGTTTCTCAAAACCACATCCATTCCCACACCGCGTCCGGAAAGATTCGTGATTTGTTCGGCAGTGGAAAAACCAGGCTGAAAGATCAGAGAATAAATTTCGGATTCAGATAAAATTTGGTCTTTTCCAACCAGTCCTTTTTCAATCGCTTTTGCTCGAATCCGATCCGCATCCAATCCTTTTCCATCGTCACGAATTTCGATAAGAATACTTCCCGTTCCGTGACTCGCTTGGATTTGCAACTTTCCAGTTTTTGATTTTCCTTTTCGCAATCGCTCTTCAGAAGTTTCGATTCCGTGATCCAGTGCATTTCTCAAAATATGAACGATCGGGTCCGCAATCTTTTCGATCACGGAACGGTCCAATTCTGTCTCACCGCCGAAAATTTCAAGTTCCACTTCTTTTTTAAGTTCCTTTGATAGATCTCTGACGACTCGTTTGTATTTCTCGAATAAATCTGCGATCGGAACCATTCTCAAACTCAAAGCAAATTCACGGATTTCGCTCACAAGTCTGTATAAGGATTCGGAGGATTCTATGAGCTGCGTGTCTTCGGTATCGATAATTTTACGGCTAAGATTTGCTTCCTGTGTGATCAACTCTCCTACGAGACCGATCAAAGTATCGATTTTAGAAGAATCCACTCGCAAAGTTTTAGTCTGCATTTTAAGCGTCCCGGTTTCTTTTTCATTCTCCGAAGAATGATAAGAAGGGATCACGTTATCCGAAATCAAATCTCCATTTTTTAAAAGTTCTATTTCTTCGGCGGTCAAAGATTTTTGAATTTCAAGAGCGTTGAGATACGCCTCTTTTCCTCCGGGAAAGGTTTTGTAATTTTCAAAAAACGATTCCAGATCACAATGCGGTGGAAGAATTTTTAAATAACTGCCCGTCTTTAAAAACTCAAGAGTGGAATGAATTTCCTCTCCGTTTGAAGAAGATTCGTAAGAAATTTCGAATCCGAGATAACAATGCTCCGGATTGAATTCGGACCAATCTGGAATCGTCTCCGGATACACATAAAGATGTTTGACCGCTCCCGATTGAGAAAGATATTTTAAGAATGTAAATGGATCCATTCCGGATTCGAACAAATGAAGATTTGGTATAAGAGTGATCTGCCAAAATGAAGAACTGGATCTTCGCGTTGTTTTCGAAGAAGGATCGTTTGAACCTTGTA comes from the Leptospira sp. WS92.C1 genome and includes:
- a CDS encoding chemotaxis protein CheA; its protein translation is MNLSEVRDIFISESEELLSSMESFLLILEKDSKNSEGIHSVFRAIHTIKGTSGMFGYEPIEKFTHEVETFLDRIRSGKQNLTKEGIEFLFLACDHIHKLVEMVGDTLILDERNSRKQAELMNLAKKLLADSPASQTDLSSNFDLQGSNDPSSKTTRRSSSSFWQITLIPNLHLFESGMDPFTFLKYLSQSGAVKHLYVYPETIPDWSEFNPEHCYLGFEISYESSSNGEEIHSTLEFLKTGSYLKILPPHCDLESFFENYKTFPGGKEAYLNALEIQKSLTAEEIELLKNGDLISDNVIPSYHSSENEKETGTLKMQTKTLRVDSSKIDTLIGLVGELITQEANLSRKIIDTEDTQLIESSESLYRLVSEIREFALSLRMVPIADLFEKYKRVVRDLSKELKKEVELEIFGGETELDRSVIEKIADPIVHILRNALDHGIETSEERLRKGKSKTGKLQIQASHGTGSILIEIRDDGKGLDADRIRAKAIEKGLVGKDQILSESEIYSLIFQPGFSTAEQITNLSGRGVGMDVVLRNIESLRGSVQVQSVKDQGSSFFIRLPLTLAIIDGFLVKASQTYFIVPMQIVRETVKSEVAFNGSFSSTMNLRGELLPVLHLSGLLSLNSNGHDKENILILEYEDKSFGVIVNELQGEVQSVIRPMSEIFKNVKCFSGTSILGSGEIAFILDVPGLYGLVKEHDLTKTGEIA